In Eucalyptus grandis isolate ANBG69807.140 chromosome 4, ASM1654582v1, whole genome shotgun sequence, the following proteins share a genomic window:
- the LOC104430672 gene encoding uncharacterized protein At4g04980-like — protein MQGNAVPPPPPPPLQTPSKGSTPPPLPTPSPSPSTQCANGKKSKVGASCGGKQGMANALAKMTKRSAYFQQIEEDVQNYATIIKELKGTIISFKTKDMAELLKFHNHVEPHLEKLTDETQVLARFEGFPTKKLESLRTAAALYSKLNSIIVELHNYKIVPPLEKLLDKVECYFNKIKGGLDKLGRTKDEEAKKFSACDIQFDFDILVRIKEAMVDVSSSCMELALKEKRDAKANEDLNAGTEANKRGQACTKMLWRAFQFTFRVYTFAGGHDDRADKLTRELAHEIESDPQHQ, from the exons ATGCAAGGGAACGCGGTGCCTCCTCCACCGCCACCTCCGCTTCAGACACCTTCAAAAGGATCCACACCTCCACCATTACCtaccccctccccctccccctccacTCA ATGTGCCAATGGGAAGAAAAGCAAGGTCGGCGCCTCGTGTGGTGGAAAACAAGGAATGGCCAATGCGCTAGCGAAAATGACAAAGAG ATCGGCATACTTCCAACAAATCGAGGAAGACGTCCAAAACTATGCGACAATTATAAAAGAGTTGAAGGGTACCATCATTTCTTTCAAAACCAAGGACATGGCTGAGCTGCTCAAGTTCCACAATCATGTAGAGCCTCACCTCGAAAAGTTGACTGATGAAA CGCAGGTCTTGGCGAGGTTCGAAGGATTCCCCACAAAGAAGTTGGAATCATTACGAACAGCCGCAGCACTGTACTCGAAGTTAAACTCTATTATCGTCGAGTTGCACAACTATAAAATCGTGCCTCCCTTGGAAAAGCTCCTCGACAAGGTCGAGTGCTACTTCAACAAG ATCAAAGGAGGACTTGACAAACTCGGGCGCACAAAAGATGAAGAGGCCAAGAAATTCTCAGCCTGTGACATCCAGTTCGACTTCGATATACTCGTAAGGATCAAGGAAGCAATGGTGGATGTATCTTCAAGCTGCATGGAACTGGCACTTAAG GAGAAGAGGGACGCCAAGGCGAATGAGGATTTAAATGCTGGAACAGAAGCGAACAAACGAGGACAGGCATGCACAAAAATGCTCTGGAGGGCTTTTCAGTTCACGTTCCGGGTGTACACATTTGCTGGTGGCCATGACGACCGTGCCGACAAGCTCACTAGAGAGCTGGCTCATGAGATCGAGTCTGATCCGCAGCACCAGTGA